The Rhipicephalus sanguineus isolate Rsan-2018 chromosome 10, BIME_Rsan_1.4, whole genome shotgun sequence genome segment CATTCCGGAGAGGCTTGTCCTAGGCTGGAACACttcccgcgcttctttcgcaGGGTTGAGGGAGATGCTTCGGGTCGTGGGGCTGAGCGACTGGGTATACTGGCTGAGTCACTACCTGAGCGGCTTCTTCATGCACATCATCACCGTGACGATCATGATGCTCTTCGTGAGCGTCAAACGCAACGACGAGGGCCGCGCCTTCATCCAGTTCAGCGACCCGTCGCTCCTCTTCGCCATACTGATGTGCTTCTGCAGTTCGTGCCTCATGCACGCCATGCTGTTGTCCGTGTTCTTCGCGAGCCGTAAGTGCTGCGAGCGAACGACGAGACCAGTTTAGGGATGTCGACTCGAAGGAGGCACAGTAGCTTGACGCGAAGTGATAATGTGACGATTATGAATTGTATGCTAACCATGTTCTGTAGATTTATGCGGAAAAGCGAATTGTTTACACGTTCGATTTCAGAGGTGATGAAATAAACGTTCGTGCTGTAAGGCGTCCTCAAAGTGGCACCTGTCCTGCATCATTTTTCCCGGTGCTGTTGACGTATCATATGTTGCCATATAGTGGTTGAGTGTGTTGTGCggagcacaggcgtgcgcagggttccacaTTAGTGGGGCAGTGGGAaagattcatcgcagcgccccccccccccccccgcacctgCGTTGGTAGTGTCCAAAAGACATGTTTCAcaatgaatgaaaacaaaaatgaaaactgAGCTATGACGTGCTTCtgacaatggcctgcctttggtccctggcacTGCTGAAGTAAAGATGTGAGGTatacagttcttggaatgcaagatCAGGGGCCTTCCGCCGCCATTAtcctcaaaaacctgcgtggtcataaccttgctctttaaacaatgacgcgaCAGTTCCTACTGAGTGGGGCAGACTTCGCAccttgtgcgcacgcctctgGTCCGGAGTGTCGCCTAGTTGGAAACCTTTACTTTTAAGCAAAGCTCAGCAAGATAACAACTAATTTCCCTTCAATGTGAAAGTTTTCAGCTCTATCGCTCCAGTGGGGCTGTCTTGCGTCGATGACTTACAGCAAGCGTGCATGTTTTTCTGAGCATCCAGAAGCGAGATATTCGCGTTGCGGTAATACATAATGATAGAAAAGCCCAGTTGGCATAATTCGTGCCGACAAACTGGCTCATGAACGTTGACTCAGTTCATTACGTGGGACCTTTTAAAGCGCACCTATTTGCTTACGACGGGCCTTTCACGAGTCTTGAGAATGCGGGATGTCGTGCGCTGCGTGCAGCCCAGTCGGCCGTAGCCGGTGCCATGCTCTACTGGACTTTCAGCTGCGTCATGCCCTTCCTGACGCTGGAGTACGCCGGTGGCCAGGGCTACTATTATATTCAGCGCAAGAACAAGCTCTGGACATCCATCTTTCCTGGCATGAGCCTGCACTGGAGCTTTCGGGTGCTCGAGCGCTTCGAGAAGTTCGGTACGACTATACGTGCGCTACGCGTAACATGTAATCGTCGACAAACCATCATTTGAGCTTTTGCAGATGATAGAAAAACATATCGCTTTATGGGTGAATGTAGCACGAAGTTGAGGTTAAAGCGACGTGGCCACTTTTGTATGCACGCAACTACTCAGTTTACAAATATACGTTTATCCacctcgtaagacttggctcaaagccacaaaaaTGCGGCATAGGAAAtctatttcatgcgaagcagtcggcaagAGCCACatgccgactgcttcgcatgaattcGATTTCCACGATGCGTGGAATGTCCGAATTTTCGTGTCGGTTTGGTCTAGAATGCGTCTCAACATATGCACGCGAAATTAGGTCAGGATGCTTTCCAATATAGATACTTAACATACTTAACTTGCTCAAACAAAGATGACAATTGCTTGTTGCCGGAGCATCATAATAAATACCTTTGGCCTGGCGCGCCTAGCGCGGTACGAAAGAGCAACGAAAAGTAGTCCATTTGTGTGTCGCGCTTAAGATTCGTTGCGCCAAAGGCACCTTAACAAGATTGTGAAGCATGCGGGATTAGCTGAAAGCTTTAACGGTTGCGAAGAACGGAAGCTGACAGGAATGACAGCACACCTTTATTATTTTGTGCGTTCCTATTTTGAGGTCAGAATATATGTGTGGTGAAGCCTTCTTGCGTATACTCCACCTATTCCAGTGATGTTTTTAAGCGTATTTATCATGAAAGTCCCTTTTGTTAGCACCCATAAACATTCTCTTAATGTCTAGTTGAACACGGTGCCACCTGGTCGAACTTCTTCGATCGGTCGGCCACACCCGACAATGTGACATTGGCCGAGATAGTGTTCGTCGGCATCCTCACCGACTGCACCATCGTGATCACCGTGTGGTACCTCGACAACGTGTTTCCCACGGGCCCTGGGATACCCAAACCGTACCGGTTCCCTTTCAAGGTGAGTTATCAGGTATCACGCCGCTGTTGTAAGACCATTGCCCGCCGCAGCGgacttgtggttatggtgcttgactgctgacccgaaggccgcgagatcgaatcccgggcgtGGCGGCGGCATTTCATTGGAGGCAagatgctagatgcccatgtacttagatttaggcacacgttaaaaaGATCCCAGACCTcggtgaaatttccggagccctccactacggcgtctctcagaatcatatccTCGTTTTGTGatgaatcatatcgtggtttttgagaCTTGGGACCTCAACAATTATGTGGTAAGACCATTTACGGTCACATGGTTTACACTTTGCAAATTGGTTCCGAATttcgttaaataaaaaaaatagatgaACCTTAAGTGTACCACGAAAAACTACAGAAGAGTACAACACAAGATTCCCGGAAAGTTTCGCGGTTGAAGGTCCGTGGTCAGCACCTTATCGGGGATGGCAGTCTCCCATCTCAGTTAACCAGGAGGACAGAAGACCGCAGAGGAAGCAAAAGAAATAATTCAGAACTCAAAGTGCAGGGACACTAGAAATTCGCAAATGCATACTTCTATTAACGCTTAACTTCCTTGAAACCTCAGTAGATGTAGCCACCAGGTAAGAGGAGGGTTCGATCCTCGAGTGATATTTGTGTTCAATTGCAAGTATTCCGAGGAAACTGTGTAGCTCTGCTTTGTGGTAACATCGTACTACTTTGGGCggacgaatgtttttttttttttcaaggctgaACTTTCTTTGAAACGTCTCAAAGAAGAAAAACTATGACATTAAAAGCTCACGCACATGTTTGACACTCTGCACGTGCACAGTCTTCAGAGGAACCTTTTTGCGATGTATTGACTCACTTGTCCTTTTGCCTGCAGCCCAGGTACTGGGTGCCGTCTATGACGTTCCTCCCGCGGCAAACAAAGGCGACCCTCGAGCTCCACAACTTCGAAACTGAGCCAGGGGACCTTATGGCTGCCATCCAACTCGTCGGTGCCAGCAAGGTAAGAGAGGTCATAGCTTCTTTGTCGCTGAGGGATACAAACATCCCAAACTATTTTCGTCAGTACTTCGCCTGCCTTTCTGCCCGCCTGGTACTAAGCTAAAGCTAAAGCCGTCTAGTACAATAAGTGGATCCCTCCATTTACACACAGTGCATAGATATCTTTCGCTTTCGCCTTGTTCGAGTGCTGCTTAACAATCTTGGATAGATTCTTATCTGTCATTCTGAAATCTCTTCGATTTTACTCCCACGCTCTGTAGCAGAGGGAACTGGCAACGTTTTCTGAACGAGCTTGTACTATCCGGGTTAATGTTGTCATGTTGCCGCAAAAAAGCAGTCGTGTTCGTTCTTTTGCATAAATTTCAACACGGCGCGACTTATTGTTTCGATGCGTCTCAATTTCAATATATTAAGAAAAAATGCTGGCGTCCAGAAAGCAACCCGATTTTCGCATGTTGCTCACCTATTAAAGCCGCCATGAAACATCACAATGGGAAGGTGTTCACAGAAGAGCCCCAGCTAAGATCAGTTTACACATTCCATTACGCGGAGCCTAATGACATACTGCAAGTGATTCATTTTGTGCATAAGTGGAAAATAACAAATCTCAACGAACATTTCCGGTGGCATTGACTTTTACCTCTCCGCTTGCAAGTCGTTAAATGGTACTGATGATACATCATTAGAGGATATGTAGAGATATAAAAAGCAGCTATCTCAATTATGTGACGACAAAGACCTTCCAACGTAATCAAGCATACCCCTATCTGCCCAATGGGTGCAGGACTACGATGGTGTGGTGGCCGTGCAAGATGTGAATATGCGCGTCTACGAAACACAGATCACCGTACTGCTTGGCCACAATGGTGCGGGCAAGACAACTTTACTGAACATGATCACAGGTACGTGGTGCGATGATCGCACGAATGCTTAAACGTGATCTCGTGCTTGTTTACATTACTTCCTTAAAGCGGCCGTAGTATTCACCGCCGGTGCACCGTAATGGAGACAGCTATTGAATGCACGGAGC includes the following:
- the LOC125760133 gene encoding phospholipid-transporting ATPase ABCA3-like, with translation MLYWTFSCVMPFLTLEYAGGQGYYYIQRKNKLWTSIFPGMSLHWSFRVLERFEKFVEHGATWSNFFDRSATPDNVTLAEIVFVGILTDCTIVITVWYLDNVFPTGPGIPKPYRFPFKPRYWVPSMTFLPRQTKATLELHNFETEPGDLMAAIQLVGASKVREVIASLSLRDTNIPNYFRQYFACLSARLVLS